A portion of the Kwoniella newhampshirensis strain CBS 13917 chromosome 1, whole genome shotgun sequence genome contains these proteins:
- a CDS encoding 1-aminocyclopropane-1-carboxylate deaminase — protein MSDLPKYRQTIAALPKENFLFGPSPISFLPNLTKQLGGQVRIYAKREDCNSGLAYGGNKVRKLEYLVADAKAKGCDTLVSVGGVQSNHTRAVTATAVASGLKAVTVQEKWVPIDPPLYAETGNILLSRLMGGDVRLNQETFDIGHKAATEAAFKDVQDKGGKPYYIPAGASDHPLGGVGFTNLIIEVAEQEKALGVFFDTILVCSVTGSSHAGSIVGAVAEGRKRKVIGIDASGKPEATKKQVLRIATNTAKLLDEDLEIKEEDVILDERFHAGIYGIPDDETIAAMKLAASTDALITDPVYEGKSMAGLIQLIKEGSIKPGSNVLYLHLGGQPALNAYSSYIPR, from the exons ATGTCCGATCTACCTAAATACAGACAGACCATCGCCGCACTTCCCAAGGAGAACTTTCTC TTCggtccttctcccatctccttccttcccaaCTTGACGAAACAACTGGGAGGTCAGGTCAGGATTTACGCAAAGAGGGAAGATTGTAATTCCGGATTGGCATATGGCGGTAACAAGGTCAGAAAG CTCGAATATCTGGTAGCCGACGCCAAGGCCAAAGGTTGTGATACCCTTGTTTCGGTCGGTGGTGTGCAATCGAATCATACTAGAGCTGTCACTGCCACAGCTGTCGCTTCAGGACTGAAGG CCGTCACCGTACAGGAGAAATGGGTACCCATCGACCCCCCTCTTTACGCCGAGACCGGCAACATCCTCTTGTCCCGTCTAATGGGCGGTGATGTGAGGCTTAACCAGGAGACTTTCGATATCGGCCACAAGGCGGCTACGGAGGCTGCGTTCAAGGATGTGCAGGATAAGGGTGGGAAGCCTTA CTATATCCCCGCAGGTGCCTCAGACCACCCACTCGGCGGTGTAGGATTTACAaacctcatcatcgaagtCGCCGAACAGGAGAAAGCACTTGgagtcttcttcgacacTATCCTCGTCTGTTCCGTGACCGGTTCATCCCACGCCGGATCTATCGTCGGTGCAGTCGCCGAAGGTCGTAAACGTAAAGTCATTGGCATTGACGCCAGTGGTAAACCAGAAGCTACCAAGAAACAAGTCCTTAGAATAGCGACTAATACTGCTAAGTTGCTCGACGAGGATttggagatcaaggaggaggacgtgATCCTAGATGAGCGGTTCCACGCTGGTATCTATGGTATTCCAGATGATGAGACCATCGCCGCTATGAAGC TGGCCGCATCGACCGACGCTCTCATCACAGACCCGGTGTATGAGGGCAAATCCATGGCGGGCTTGATCCAGCTGATCAAAGAAGGATCTATCAAGCCAGGATCCAACGTTTTGTACCTCCATCTCGGTGGTCAGCCAGCTTTGAATGCGTATAGCTCTTACATCCCTCGTTAG